In the Rhabdothermincola sediminis genome, one interval contains:
- a CDS encoding bacterial proteasome activator family protein, with translation MPDDPIDAGPTVEHGELILPSDDDAGKHEPPERELVSEPAKVMRVGSMIKQLLDEVRSTTLDEPSRERLKSIYQTSVDELGSALSPDLRAELERLALPFGDQTIPSDLELRVAQAQLVGWLEGLFHGIQATLFAQQMAARQQLENMRAQLNPAQPGARPSPAERPGTYL, from the coding sequence ATGCCGGATGACCCGATCGATGCTGGACCGACCGTCGAGCACGGCGAGCTGATCCTCCCGAGCGATGACGACGCGGGCAAGCATGAGCCTCCCGAGCGGGAGCTCGTGTCGGAGCCCGCGAAGGTCATGCGTGTCGGTTCGATGATCAAGCAGCTCTTGGACGAGGTCCGCTCCACCACGCTGGACGAGCCCTCGCGGGAGCGCCTCAAGTCCATCTACCAGACCTCGGTCGACGAGCTGGGCTCCGCGCTCTCTCCAGACCTGCGGGCCGAGCTGGAGCGTTTGGCGCTGCCCTTCGGTGACCAGACCATCCCCTCCGACCTCGAGCTCCGGGTGGCGCAGGCGCAGCTGGTGGGCTGGCTCGAGGGTCTCTTTCACGGCATCCAAGCCACGCTGTTCGCCCAGCAGATGGCTGCCCGCCAGCAGCTCGAGAACATGCGCGCCCAGCTCAACCCGGCTCAGCCGGGCGCCCGACCTTCACCGGCGGAACGGCCCGGCACCTACCTGTAG